In Candidatus Cohnella colombiensis, one DNA window encodes the following:
- a CDS encoding TerD family protein gives MATVVKGQKADVTKAAPGLTQLSVYIGWTASTQIELDSSTFLLGQNGKTSGDTDLIFYGNSSNAYLTYSETQANERLIKINLPHVAASIDRMAFSLTIYEGESRRQNFSQVNGAFIRFVNDATGQEIIRYDLGNQFSVETAIVIGELYRYNGEWKFNAIGAGYSGGLNALCASYGIDVSDTPAPAPTPAPTPTPVPAPTPTPTPVPAPTPAPVPTPAVPPINLNLSKIELKKKGDTINLEKRAGGLGELLINLNWNQQPKKSGFWGKSAGVDLDLACLYEMKDGSKGLIQALGNTFGSLTSYPYISLDGDDRTGSVKTGENIRINGAKLKEFKRIIVFTFIYEGVTKWSEADGIITIKQNGGPDIVVNLDEHDNSMPMCAIALIENVKDETFSIERIVRHFTGHEQLDKAYNFGLKWKAGSK, from the coding sequence GTGGCAACAGTCGTGAAAGGTCAGAAGGCAGACGTAACGAAGGCAGCACCAGGGCTTACCCAGCTTTCCGTTTATATCGGATGGACAGCATCCACACAGATCGAACTGGATTCATCGACATTTTTACTTGGACAGAATGGTAAGACAAGTGGAGATACTGATCTCATTTTCTATGGTAATTCCAGCAATGCTTATCTCACTTATTCAGAAACGCAAGCAAATGAAAGATTGATAAAGATTAATCTTCCACATGTTGCTGCTTCTATAGATCGTATGGCATTCTCTTTGACGATATATGAAGGCGAATCAAGACGTCAAAACTTTAGTCAGGTGAATGGAGCATTCATTCGATTCGTAAATGATGCAACGGGGCAAGAAATTATTCGATATGACTTAGGAAATCAGTTCTCCGTTGAAACTGCAATTGTCATCGGAGAATTATATAGATACAACGGTGAGTGGAAATTTAATGCGATTGGGGCAGGATATTCTGGGGGGCTAAATGCGCTTTGTGCTAGTTATGGCATTGATGTAAGCGATACGCCAGCACCAGCGCCAACGCCAGCACCAACACCAACGCCAGTACCAGCACCAACACCAACACCAACGCCAGTACCAGCACCAACACCAGCGCCAGTACCAACGCCAGCTGTGCCGCCGATTAACTTGAACTTATCGAAGATTGAGCTCAAGAAGAAGGGCGATACGATCAATCTGGAGAAACGTGCAGGTGGCTTAGGCGAGCTTCTCATTAACTTGAATTGGAATCAACAACCGAAGAAGTCTGGATTCTGGGGTAAGAGCGCTGGAGTCGATCTCGATCTGGCGTGCCTGTATGAGATGAAGGATGGAAGCAAAGGCTTAATTCAAGCGCTCGGCAATACGTTTGGCTCGCTCACAAGTTATCCTTACATTTCATTAGATGGGGATGACCGCACAGGTTCTGTGAAAACCGGTGAGAACATTCGAATAAACGGAGCTAAATTGAAGGAATTTAAAAGAATTATCGTATTCACCTTCATTTATGAAGGCGTTACGAAGTGGTCCGAAGCGGATGGTATCATCACGATTAAGCAAAATGGTGGACCAGACATCGTTGTGAATTTGGACGAGCACGACAACAGCATGCCCATGTGTGCAATCGCACTCATTGAAAATGTGAAAGACGAGACTTTTAGCATAGAGCGGATCGTACGCCATTTCACTGGACATGAGCAATTAGACAAAGCATATAACTTTGGCTTGAAATGGAAAGCAGGAAGTAAATAA
- a CDS encoding HpcH/HpaI aldolase/citrate lyase family protein yields MRYFNYLSGEQSDQVFYRAPMPFDNTSDHRTLAYAIGAALYCPATKLTIAEDIITHRHEGLTTLVLDLEDAIGDQQVDTAEHVLKKQLEQLSVALEQGRLSKEDLPLLFIRVRSPEQLVRIMDRLDEQLLLLTGFVFPKFSPYNGPLYFEVLASYNRKKSAIQPKLYGLPILETDKVIFKETRVDTLLGIRAILDQNEPYVLNVRIGATDFSSMFGLRRSPDMTIYDIAPIRDCIADIINVFGRMQDSYVISGPVWEYFSNRERVLKPQLRQTLFEQSLGRDGRRLRMNYITNYVDGLIREVMLDKENGIVGKTIIHPSHIKPVQSLLAVSHEEFVDASSIMASNDGQLGVMKSQYANKMNEIKPHLNWAKRIISRANIYGVLNEQQHFISLLPEHEHAYV; encoded by the coding sequence ATGCGTTATTTCAATTACTTATCTGGTGAACAATCTGACCAGGTATTTTATCGCGCACCAATGCCATTCGACAACACATCTGATCATCGTACACTCGCATATGCCATTGGCGCCGCCCTCTATTGCCCTGCAACAAAGCTTACAATAGCTGAGGATATCATTACGCATAGGCATGAAGGGTTGACGACACTTGTGCTCGATCTCGAGGATGCGATTGGCGATCAACAGGTTGACACTGCCGAGCATGTTTTAAAAAAGCAACTCGAACAGCTGTCAGTCGCACTAGAGCAAGGGAGATTATCAAAAGAAGATTTGCCATTACTGTTCATTCGTGTACGCAGTCCAGAGCAGCTCGTTAGAATAATGGATCGATTGGACGAGCAGCTTCTACTCCTAACAGGCTTCGTCTTTCCTAAGTTTTCACCGTATAATGGGCCTCTTTATTTTGAGGTATTAGCTTCCTATAACCGTAAGAAAAGCGCAATACAGCCGAAGCTATATGGTCTGCCGATCCTCGAAACTGACAAAGTGATCTTCAAAGAGACGAGAGTAGATACGTTGCTGGGCATTAGAGCGATTTTGGATCAAAATGAGCCCTATGTGCTTAATGTCAGAATCGGAGCAACGGATTTTTCTAGCATGTTCGGTTTACGAAGAAGTCCAGATATGACGATATACGATATTGCCCCGATTCGGGATTGTATTGCAGATATTATTAACGTGTTCGGCCGCATGCAAGATTCTTATGTGATTTCAGGACCTGTGTGGGAATACTTCTCGAATCGTGAGAGAGTTCTTAAACCTCAATTACGCCAAACCCTGTTCGAGCAATCTCTTGGTCGCGATGGTCGTCGGTTACGCATGAATTATATTACTAATTATGTGGATGGATTAATTCGTGAAGTCATGCTAGACAAGGAGAATGGGATCGTCGGAAAGACGATCATTCATCCTTCGCACATTAAGCCTGTTCAATCGTTATTGGCTGTATCCCATGAGGAATTCGTTGATGCATCGAGCATTATGGCGAGTAATGATGGACAACTGGGCGTAATGAAGAGCCAATATGCGAACAAGATGAATGAAATCAAACCTCATCTGAATTGGGCGAAACGAATTATATCCAGAGCGAACATATATGGGGTGTTAAATGAACAGCAGCACTTTATTTCCTTATTGCCAGAGCACGAGCATGCGTACGTATAA
- a CDS encoding TerC family protein gives MDWLTNFFHSIGENFAHFFTWQDVVNTLSDPVSWGIIASLILLEGLLSADNALVLAVMVKHLPKEQQRRALFYGILGAYIFRFVAIGLGTYLVEFTAVKVLGALYLLYIAYSGLFKGSDDGEVKNKGYGFWKTVLLVELMDIAFSIDSVIAAFGVSEQVWVLFLGGILGVLMMRGVAQVFLKLIERFPELEQTAFILIVIIAGKMLAGAFGYEMSHYLFFGILIVVFIGTMVISSLRKKAHAKSDKKSV, from the coding sequence ATGGATTGGCTAACAAATTTTTTCCACAGCATTGGAGAAAACTTCGCACACTTCTTTACCTGGCAAGATGTAGTCAACACCTTGAGCGACCCCGTTAGCTGGGGAATTATTGCCAGCTTGATTCTACTCGAAGGCTTACTTTCTGCAGATAATGCTCTTGTACTTGCTGTCATGGTTAAGCACTTGCCTAAGGAACAGCAGAGACGAGCATTGTTTTACGGGATTCTCGGTGCGTATATCTTCCGTTTCGTTGCAATCGGACTTGGAACGTATCTTGTAGAATTTACTGCAGTCAAAGTGCTCGGTGCGCTTTACCTGCTCTACATTGCCTATAGTGGATTGTTCAAGGGCTCGGATGATGGTGAAGTTAAGAATAAGGGCTACGGCTTCTGGAAAACAGTATTGCTCGTAGAGCTCATGGATATCGCATTCAGTATCGATAGCGTGATTGCAGCATTCGGCGTCAGCGAACAGGTTTGGGTGCTCTTCCTCGGTGGTATACTCGGGGTTCTGATGATGCGTGGAGTTGCGCAAGTGTTCCTTAAGCTTATCGAACGATTCCCTGAATTGGAGCAGACAGCGTTCATTCTTATCGTGATCATTGCAGGTAAGATGCTCGCAGGTGCATTCGGGTATGAGATGTCTCACTACTTGTTCTTCGGAATTTTGATCGTTGTATTCATTGGTACGATGGTAATCAGCTCTCTACGCAAGAAGGCACATGCGAAGTCAGACAAAAAATCTGTGTAA